A genomic segment from Takifugu rubripes chromosome 20, fTakRub1.2, whole genome shotgun sequence encodes:
- the gfus.1 gene encoding GDP-L-fucose synthase, which produces MSSQDNQKPWRVLVTGGSGMVGKGLQCVVKEMRGAKEGEEWLFLSSKDINLLNLENTREVFEKFQPTHVIHLAAMVGGLFMNMRQNLDFLRNNLTINDNVLLASHEIGVTKVVSCLSTCIFPHEAPFPLDESMILLGPPHDSNYGYAYAKRMVAVLNRGYYEQHGRRYTAVIPTNVFGPHDNFNLADGHVLSGLIHKTYIAKRDKTPLDVWGSGTPRRQFIYSVDLARLILWSLRDYDEIDPVILCGDDEAEVSIKEAAEAVKKAMDFDGEIVFDKSKADGVFKKTASNAKLRKYLPDFKFTPFDQALKETCDWFVANYDSARK; this is translated from the exons ATGAGCTCTCAGGATAACCAGAAACCATGGAGGGTGTTGGTGACTGGAGGATCTGGCATGGTGGGAAAGGGCCTCCAGTGTGTGGTGAAAGAGATGAGGGGAGCCAAGGAAGGGGAGGAGTGGTTATTCCTTTCCTCCAAAGATATCAATCTATT GAATTTGGAGAATACACGAGAAGTCTTTGAAAAGTTTCAGCCAACCCACGTTATCCACCTTGCTGCTATGGTTGGAGGACTTTTCATGAACATGAGACAGAACCTGGACTTCCTG AGAAACAATCTCACCATCAATGACAATGTGCTGCTGGCATCACATGAAATTGGTGTGACCAAGGTGGTCTCCTGCCTCTCCACCTGCATCTTCCCTCATGAGGCCCCCTTCCCCCTTGACGAGTCGATG ATCCTGTTAGGGCCACCACATGATTCAAACTATGGATATGCCTACGCAAAGAGAATGGTTGCTGTCCTTAACAG gggTTATTACGAGCAGCACGGACGGCGCTACACGGCTGTGATCCCTACCAACGTGTTTGGTCCTCATGACAACTTCAACTTGGCAGATGGTCACGTGCTGTCGGGCCTCATACACAAAACCTACATCGCCAAGA GGGACAAAACTCCCCTGGATGTCTGGGGTTCCGGCACCCCGAGGAGACAGTTCATATACTCTGTGGACCTGGCTCGTCTCATTCTGTGGTCCTTGAGAGATTATGATGAGATTGATCCAGTCATCCTGTGCG GTGATGATGAAGCTGAGGTGTCCATCAAAGAGGCAGCAGAGGCTGTGAAGAAAGCCATGGACTTTGATGGAGAAATCGTT TTTGACAAGAGCAAAGCAGACGGTGTGTTCAAGAAGACGGCCAGCAATGCAAAGCTGCGCAAATACCTGCCCGACTTCAAATTCACGCCCTTCGATCAAG CTTTAAAGGAAACCTGCGACTGGTTTGTAGCCAACTACGACTCGGCTCGGAAGTGA
- the LOC105419144 gene encoding protein brambleberry-like isoform X3: protein MWTCIAHAGYFVVCAVLLTFLRCPAFSRAALLLSVPLNAAAEVNQQPALDLGSLSLLLLALSLGHWFVNQLWAVAQKQKASSLWSYPPSSTPQKDELDGFMEQDNLSHQDSFGSGDFAISAVSPPHRQWKPESMFMKSVSCNSSTPRPASQVLFDDIPLRNLGGIYIVYILYKYKYICERLA from the exons ATGTGGACATGTATTGCACACGCAGGCTATTTTGTGGTGTGTGCCGTCCTGCTGACCTTCCTGCGCTGTCCAGCGTTCTCTCGGGCCGCGTTGCTGCTCAGCGTGCCTCTgaacgcagcagcagaggtgaacCAGCAACCGGCGCTGGACCTCGGCAgcctcagcctgctgctgctcgcaCTCTCCCTGG GTCACTGGTTTGTGAACCAGCTGTGGGCTGTGGCCCAGAAGCAGAAGGCTTCTTCCCTCTGGTCATATCCACCATCTTCTACGCCACAGAA AGATGAATTGGATGGTTTCATGGAGCAGGACAACCTGTCTCATCAGGACAGCTTTGGCTCAG GTGATTTTGCCATATCTGCAGTTTCACCTCCTCACAGACAGTGGAAACCAGAGTCCATGTTTATGAAAAGTGTTTCCTGTAATTCGTCAACTCCCAGGCCTGCGTCACAG GTCTTGTTTGATGACATCCCTCTGAGAAACCTGGGGGGGATCTATAtagtatatattttatataagtATAAGTATATCTGTGAACGACTCGCGTGA
- the LOC105419144 gene encoding protein brambleberry-like isoform X1, translated as MWTCIAHAGYFVVCAVLLTFLRCPAFSRAALLLSVPLNAAAEVNQQPALDLGSLSLLLLALSLGTNPKRMQSQHFWLVFQFVHVTFAGHWFVNQLWAVAQKQKASSLWSYPPSSTPQKDELDGFMEQDNLSHQDSFGSGDFAISAVSPPHRQWKPESMFMKSVSCNSSTPRPASQVLFDDIPLRNLGGIYIVYILYKYKYICERLA; from the exons ATGTGGACATGTATTGCACACGCAGGCTATTTTGTGGTGTGTGCCGTCCTGCTGACCTTCCTGCGCTGTCCAGCGTTCTCTCGGGCCGCGTTGCTGCTCAGCGTGCCTCTgaacgcagcagcagaggtgaacCAGCAACCGGCGCTGGACCTCGGCAgcctcagcctgctgctgctcgcaCTCTCCCTGGGTACAAACCCGAAGAGGATGCAATCGCAGCATTTCTGGCTCGTATTTCAGTTTGTTCATGTGACTTTTGCAGGTCACTGGTTTGTGAACCAGCTGTGGGCTGTGGCCCAGAAGCAGAAGGCTTCTTCCCTCTGGTCATATCCACCATCTTCTACGCCACAGAA AGATGAATTGGATGGTTTCATGGAGCAGGACAACCTGTCTCATCAGGACAGCTTTGGCTCAG GTGATTTTGCCATATCTGCAGTTTCACCTCCTCACAGACAGTGGAAACCAGAGTCCATGTTTATGAAAAGTGTTTCCTGTAATTCGTCAACTCCCAGGCCTGCGTCACAG GTCTTGTTTGATGACATCCCTCTGAGAAACCTGGGGGGGATCTATAtagtatatattttatataagtATAAGTATATCTGTGAACGACTCGCGTGA
- the LOC105419144 gene encoding protein brambleberry-like isoform X2, producing the protein MWTCIAHAGYFVVCAVLLTFLRCPAFSRAALLLSVPLNAAAEVNQQPALDLGSLSLLLLALSLGTNPKRMQSQHFWLVFQFVHVTFAGHWFVNQLWAVAQKQKASSLWSYPPSSTPQKDELDGFMEQDNLSHQDSFGSVSPPHRQWKPESMFMKSVSCNSSTPRPASQVLFDDIPLRNLGGIYIVYILYKYKYICERLA; encoded by the exons ATGTGGACATGTATTGCACACGCAGGCTATTTTGTGGTGTGTGCCGTCCTGCTGACCTTCCTGCGCTGTCCAGCGTTCTCTCGGGCCGCGTTGCTGCTCAGCGTGCCTCTgaacgcagcagcagaggtgaacCAGCAACCGGCGCTGGACCTCGGCAgcctcagcctgctgctgctcgcaCTCTCCCTGGGTACAAACCCGAAGAGGATGCAATCGCAGCATTTCTGGCTCGTATTTCAGTTTGTTCATGTGACTTTTGCAGGTCACTGGTTTGTGAACCAGCTGTGGGCTGTGGCCCAGAAGCAGAAGGCTTCTTCCCTCTGGTCATATCCACCATCTTCTACGCCACAGAA AGATGAATTGGATGGTTTCATGGAGCAGGACAACCTGTCTCATCAGGACAGCTTTGGCTCAG TTTCACCTCCTCACAGACAGTGGAAACCAGAGTCCATGTTTATGAAAAGTGTTTCCTGTAATTCGTCAACTCCCAGGCCTGCGTCACAG GTCTTGTTTGATGACATCCCTCTGAGAAACCTGGGGGGGATCTATAtagtatatattttatataagtATAAGTATATCTGTGAACGACTCGCGTGA
- the LOC115247351 gene encoding GDP-L-fucose synthase-like encodes MSSQDNQKPWRVLVTGGSGIVGKGLQCVVKEMGGAKEGEEWLFLSSKDINLLNLENTREVFEKFQPTHVIHLGAMVGGLFMNMRQNLDFLRNNLTINDNVLLASHEIGVTKVVSCLSTCIFPHEAPFPFDESMILSGPPHDSNYGYSYAKRMVAVLNRGYYEQHGRRYTAVIPTNVFGPHDNFSLADGHVLSGLIHKTYIAKRDKTPLDVWGSGTPRRQFIYTVDLGRLLLWSLRDYDEIDPVILCGEESEVSIKEAAEAVKKAMDFDGEIVFDKSKAEGVFKKTASNAKLRKYLPDFKFTPFDQALKETCDWFVANYDSARK; translated from the exons ATGAGCTCTCAGGATAACCAGAAACCGTGGAGGGTGTTGGTGACTGGAGGATCTGGCATAGTGGGAAAGGGCCTCCAGTGTGTGGTGAAAGAGATGGGGGGAGCCAAGGAAGGGGAGGAGTGGTTATTCCTTTCCTCCAAAGATATCAATCTATT GAATTTGGAGAATACGCGAGAAGTCTTTGAAAAGTTTCAGCCAACCCACGTTATCCACCTTGGTGCTATGGTTGGAGGACTTTTCATGAACATGAGACAGAACCTGGACTTCCTG AGAAACAATCTCACCATCAATGACAATGTGCTGCTGGCATCACATGAAATTGGTGTGACCAAGGTGGTCTCCTGCCTCTCCACCTGCATCTTCCCTCATGAGGCCCCCTTCCCCTTTGACGAGTCGATG ATCCTGTCAGGGCCACCACATGATTCAAACTACGGATATTCCTACGCAAAGAGAATGGTTGCTGTCCTTAACAG gggTTATTACGAGCAGCACGGACGGCGCTACACGGCTGTGATCCCTACCAACGTGTTTGGTCCTCATGACAACTTCAGCTTGGCAGATGGTCACGTGCTGTCGGGCCTCATACACAAAACCTACATCGCCAAGA GGGACAAAACTCCCCTGGATGTCTGGGGTTCCGGCACCCCGAGGAGACAGTTCATATACACTGTGGACCTGGGTCGTCTCCTTCTGTGGTCCTTGAGAGATTATGATGAGATTGATCCGGTCATCCTGTGCG GTGAAGAATCTGAGGTGTCCATCAAAGAGGCAGCAGAGGCTGTGAAGAAAGCCATGGACTTTGATGGAGAAATCGTT TTTGACAAGAGCAAAGCAGAAGGTGTGTTCAAGAAGACGGCCAGCAATGCAAAGCTGCGCAAATACCTGCCCGACTTCAAATTCACGCCCTTCGATCAAG CTTTAAAGGAAACCTGCGACTGGTTTGTAGCCAACTACGACTCGGCCCGGAAGTGA